The following proteins come from a genomic window of Larimichthys crocea isolate SSNF chromosome III, L_crocea_2.0, whole genome shotgun sequence:
- the cyb561a3a gene encoding lysosomal membrane ascorbate-dependent ferrireductase CYB561A3 isoform X2, giving the protein MQHMQQRQQMQPAGPPSPSCSSTSDCFPLIIHRSAAECGSETSAEPEKHEVRAENSPTDLFRMRSIVSFYVCFLLCLGLGVSCVVCVCLWNKQWRGGFAWDGSPKQFNWHPVLMVTGLIVLYGNGAVLYRVPLTWGQNKLPWKLLHAAVMLLALVLSVVGLCAVFDFHNAKNTPNLYSLHSWIGIAATALFAMQWVLGLAVFLVPCSPISLRKLLKPVHVWFGGSILSLSIVACISGINEKLFFALKRNTSGTQPYSKLPPEAVLGNTLGVLIVAFGLVVLKILSNPKWQRPDSRPEDTAYTPLFQEENE; this is encoded by the exons ATGCAGCACatgcagcagaggcagcagatgCAGCCTGCAGGCCCTCCATCTCCCAGCTGTTCCTCCACCTCTGACTGCTTCCCCCTCATCATCCACCGCAGTGCAGCTGAATGTGGAAGTGAGACTTCAGCTGAGCCAGAGAAACACGAAGTGAGAGCAGAGAACTCT CCGACAGATCTCTTCAGGATGAGGTCTATTGTGAGCTTCTACGTATGCTTCCTGCTGTGCCTGGGCCTTGGCGTGTCctgcgtggtgtgtgtgtgtctgtggaacAAACAGTGGCGTGGTGGCTTCGCCTGGGACGGCTCACCCAAGCAGTTCAACTGGCACCCTGTCCTGATGGTAACGGGTCTGATCGTGCTGTACGGCAACG GAGCTGTGTTGTACCGCGTCCCCCTGACCTGGGGTCAGAATAAACTCCCCTGGAAGCTGCTGCACGCTGCAGTGATGCTCCTCGCCCTGGTCCTATCAGTTGTAGGGCTTTGTGCTGTGTTTGACTTCCACAATGCCAAAAACACCCCTAACCTCTACTCCTTGCACAGCTGGATTGGAATTGCTGCTACAGCTCTTTTTGCCATGCAG TGGGTGTTGGGTCTTGCTGTCTTCCTCGTGCCCTGCTCCCCCATATCTCTGCGTAAACTCCTGAAGCCCGTACATGTGTGGTTTGGAGGCAGCATACTGTCACTCAGCATCGTTGCCTGCATCTCTGGAATCAATGAGAAACTCTTCTTTGCTCT CAAAAGAAACACCAGTGGAACTCAGCCATATTCTAAGCTTCCACCTGAGGCTGTGTTAGGAAACACATTAGGAGTTTTGATTGTGGCCTTTGGCTTGGTTGTTCTAAAGATTTTATCCAACCCTAAATGGCAGCGACCAGACTCCAGGCCTGAGGACACGGCTTACACG CCGTTGTTtcaagaagaaaatgaatga
- the cyb561a3a gene encoding lysosomal membrane ascorbate-dependent ferrireductase CYB561A3 isoform X1, which translates to MWTEYEAHDTRHIVTLCHMQHMQQRQQMQPAGPPSPSCSSTSDCFPLIIHRSAAECGSETSAEPEKHEVRAENSPTDLFRMRSIVSFYVCFLLCLGLGVSCVVCVCLWNKQWRGGFAWDGSPKQFNWHPVLMVTGLIVLYGNGAVLYRVPLTWGQNKLPWKLLHAAVMLLALVLSVVGLCAVFDFHNAKNTPNLYSLHSWIGIAATALFAMQWVLGLAVFLVPCSPISLRKLLKPVHVWFGGSILSLSIVACISGINEKLFFALKRNTSGTQPYSKLPPEAVLGNTLGVLIVAFGLVVLKILSNPKWQRPDSRPEDTAYTPLFQEENE; encoded by the exons ATGTGGACTGAATACGAGGCCCACGACACGCGACATATCGTGACTTTGTGT CACATGCAGCACatgcagcagaggcagcagatgCAGCCTGCAGGCCCTCCATCTCCCAGCTGTTCCTCCACCTCTGACTGCTTCCCCCTCATCATCCACCGCAGTGCAGCTGAATGTGGAAGTGAGACTTCAGCTGAGCCAGAGAAACACGAAGTGAGAGCAGAGAACTCT CCGACAGATCTCTTCAGGATGAGGTCTATTGTGAGCTTCTACGTATGCTTCCTGCTGTGCCTGGGCCTTGGCGTGTCctgcgtggtgtgtgtgtgtctgtggaacAAACAGTGGCGTGGTGGCTTCGCCTGGGACGGCTCACCCAAGCAGTTCAACTGGCACCCTGTCCTGATGGTAACGGGTCTGATCGTGCTGTACGGCAACG GAGCTGTGTTGTACCGCGTCCCCCTGACCTGGGGTCAGAATAAACTCCCCTGGAAGCTGCTGCACGCTGCAGTGATGCTCCTCGCCCTGGTCCTATCAGTTGTAGGGCTTTGTGCTGTGTTTGACTTCCACAATGCCAAAAACACCCCTAACCTCTACTCCTTGCACAGCTGGATTGGAATTGCTGCTACAGCTCTTTTTGCCATGCAG TGGGTGTTGGGTCTTGCTGTCTTCCTCGTGCCCTGCTCCCCCATATCTCTGCGTAAACTCCTGAAGCCCGTACATGTGTGGTTTGGAGGCAGCATACTGTCACTCAGCATCGTTGCCTGCATCTCTGGAATCAATGAGAAACTCTTCTTTGCTCT CAAAAGAAACACCAGTGGAACTCAGCCATATTCTAAGCTTCCACCTGAGGCTGTGTTAGGAAACACATTAGGAGTTTTGATTGTGGCCTTTGGCTTGGTTGTTCTAAAGATTTTATCCAACCCTAAATGGCAGCGACCAGACTCCAGGCCTGAGGACACGGCTTACACG CCGTTGTTtcaagaagaaaatgaatga